The following proteins come from a genomic window of Aspergillus luchuensis IFO 4308 DNA, chromosome 3, nearly complete sequence:
- a CDS encoding PaaI family thioesterase (COG:S;~EggNog:ENOG410PMV5;~InterPro:IPR029069,IPR006683;~PFAM:PF03061;~TransMembrane:1 (o73-90i)), with translation MPPVPTMLGSTNMARAVAHALPLSRLPPTQFSALCRGISLSQPLAHRVYSTASAEAASFPSQAPPTRSRFRRFVGFTTLAVVAFTAGLTYQTSKSVSRMMTLSLATDEETLSAFVPHDEFSKEVNDYIRNHPLAVSLRNDPAFTESRPHMKIPEKLRARTLTGGTLAGPDKIVAPPLVFCEEGGKSLVSIFYLGPNLCGHPGIVHGGLLATLLDEAMGRCCFPALPNNVGVTANLNLDYRKPAMAGNYAVLRAETVKVEGRKAWVEGRIETLPEDGKEPVVLVEAKALFIEPKQAAAMSTLYNMTK, from the exons ATGCCGCCGGTCCCAACAATGCTAGGCTCCACTAACATGGCCAGAGCTGTTGCTCatgctcttcctctgtcGCGTTTGCCTCCCACCCAATTTTCTGCTCTGTGCCGAGGCATCTCCCTATCCCAACCTCTTGCACACAGAGTTTATTCCACTGCTTCTGCAG AGGCcgcatccttcccctcacaaGCACCTCCGACTCGCTCCCGCTTTCGCCGCTTCGTCGGATTCACCACTCTAGCAGTCGTCGCTTTCACTGCTGGCTTGACCTACCAAACCTCCAAATCTGTGTCGCGCATGATGACGCTCAGTCTAGCTACCGATGAGGAGACTCTCTCCGCCTTCGTCCCTCACGATGAGTTCTCCAAGGAGGTCAACGACTATATCCGCAACCACCCTCTGGCCGTGTCGCTGCGCAACGATCCTGCTTTCACCGAGTCCCGCCCACACATGAAGATACCGGAGAAGCTGCGCGCGCGCACTCTCACAGGCGGCACACTCGCTGGACCGGACAAGATTGTGGCTCCCCCGCTAGTATTCTGTGAAGAGGGCGGAAAGAGCTTGGTCTCGATTTTCTACCTCGGACCCAACCTTTGCGGTCACCCGGGAATTGTGCACGGTGGATTGCTGGCCACATTGCTGGATGAGGCCATGggccgctgctgctttccTGCTCTGCCGAATAATGTGGGTGTGACCGCCAACTTGAACTTGGATTACCGCAAACCCGCCATGGCCGGCAACTATGCCGTTTTGCGGGCGGAGACTGTCAAGGTCGAGGGTCGGAAGGCCTGGGTGGAAGGTCGCATTGAGACGCTTCCCGAGGACGGAAAGGAACCGGTTGTGCTCGTGGAGGCCAAGGCCCTGTTTATTGAGCCCAAGCAGGCTGCG GCAATGTCGACTCTCTACAACATGACCAAATAA
- a CDS encoding MBL fold metallo-hydrolase (COG:S;~EggNog:ENOG410PIZP;~InterPro:IPR036866,IPR001279;~PFAM:PF13483,PF12706), whose amino-acid sequence MAKSITIDPNDLQPPTRHPPSSVDPPSKLPPAKESRVHPAKPGGENASIYFVGTATTIIQWHGIRIMTDPNFLHAGDHVHLGPGVSSTRRTNPAVDLEELPRIDLVLLSHYHGDHFDQKVEASLRRDLPIVTTPHAKSILTSKGDDSFTRVSSVEVYEQLTVDIKHNQNDAQRQQRPKLRITGMPGKHIPVGKPLEKLNELVGAIPPTNGWMLELGYGDNNDNADNFTSGYRIYISGDTLMFDDLKEIPRRYAGHPIDLMLVHLGGTTVPSPSMLPLAMMVTMDAKQGVELIKLIRPQVTIPIHYDDYDVFASSLDDFRAQVQAAGLDGEVVYLDRGDEYQFRVS is encoded by the exons ATGGCTAAAAGCATCACTATTGATCCCAATGACCTCCAGCCCCCGACAAGACACCCTCCGTCCTCTGTCGACCCTCCATCGAAGCTCCCCCCAGCCAAAGAAAGCAGGGTTCATCCCGCCAAACCAGGCGGAGAGAATGCGTCGATATACTTCGTTGGCACTGCCACGACAATCAT TCAATGGCACGGTATCCGCATCATGACTGAT CCCAACTTTCTTCACGCAGGGGACCACGTCCATCTCGGCCCTGGGGTATCCTCGACTCGCAGGACGAACCCGGCTGTAGACTTGGAAGAGCTACCGCGGATCGACTTGGTGCTTCTATCTCATTATCACGG CGATCATTTCGATCAGAAAGTCGAAGCTTCCCTCCGTCGCGACCTTCCCATCGTTACTACACCCCATGCCAAATCCATTTTGACGTCTAAAGGAGATGACTCGTTCACGAGAGTATCTAGTGTGGAGGTATACGAGCAGCTTACAGTCGATATCAAACACAACCAGAATGACGCACAGCGACAGCAACGGCCCAAGCTCCGGATAACCGGTATGCCAGGGAAACATATCCCGGTTGGAAAGCCGTTAGAGAAACTGAATGAGCTGGTTGGGGCG ATCCCTCCTACAAACGGATGGATGCTCGAGCTAGGCTACGGTGacaacaacgacaacgcAGACAATTTCACCTCCGGTTATAGAATCTACATCTCAGGGGACACGCTCATGTTCGATGATCTCAAGGAGATTCCCCGCCGGTATGCAGGACATCCGATTGACCTGATGCTGGTTCATCTAGGTGGCACGACAGTACCCTCGCCGTCCATGTTGCCATTAGCGATGATGGTAACCATGGACGCGAAACAGGGAGTGGAACTGATAAAATTGATTCGACCACAAGTGACTATCCCCATTCATTATGATGACTATGACGTGTTTGCAAGTTCGTTGGATGATTTCCGGGCGCAAGTGCAGGCCGCTGggttggatggggaggttgtGTATCTGGACCGGGGAGACGAGTATCAGTTTCGTGTCTCGTAG
- the MET14 gene encoding adenylyl-sulfate kinase (COG:P;~EggNog:ENOG410PG9D;~InterPro:IPR027417,IPR002891;~PFAM:PF01583;~go_function: GO:0004020 - adenylylsulfate kinase activity [Evidence IEA];~go_function: GO:0005524 - ATP binding [Evidence IEA];~go_process: GO:0000103 - sulfate assimilation [Evidence IEA]), which yields MATNITYHASGLTRTERNTLRSQRGLTIWLTGLSASGKSTLAVELEHQLVRDRGVHAYRLDGDNIRFGLNKDLGFSEADRNENIRRIAEVAKLFADSSAIAITSFISPYRKDRDTARQLHEVPTPGEETGLPFVEVYVDVPVEVAEQRDPKGLYKKAREGVIKEFTGISAPYEAPVKPEVHVKNHEVPVQEAVAQIIRYLDEQGYLPAKKE from the exons ATGGCCAC CAACATCACCTACCACGCCAGCGGGCTCACCCGCACCGAGCGCAACACCCTCCGGTCCCAACGGGGTCTCACAATCTGGCTGACTGGACTCTCCGCGTCCGGCAAATCCACACTGGCCGTCGAACTGGAGCACCAACTAGTGCGCGACCGGGGAGTGCACGCGTACCGACTGGACGGCGACAACATCCGGTTCGGACTCAACAAGGACCTAGGATTCAGCGAAGCCGACCGGAACGAGAACATCCGCCGCATCGCCGAAGTGGCCAAGCTGTTTGCTGACTCCTCCGCTATCGCCATTACTTCTTTCATCTCGCCGTACCGCAAGGACCGCGACACCGCGAGACAGTTGCATGAGGTGCCCACGCCCGGAGAGGAGACGGGTCTGCCGTTCGTCGAGGTGTATGTTGATGtgccggtggaggtggcggagCAGCGTGACCCCAAGGGATTGTATAAGAAGGCGAGGGAGGGCGTGATTAAGGAGTTTACCGGTATTAGTGCCCCGTATGAGGCGCCGGTGAAGCCTGAGGTTCATGTCAAGAATCATGAGGTGCCCGTGCAGGAGGCTGTGGCGCAGATTATTCGGTATTTGGATGAGCAGGGGTATTTGCCTGCTAAGAAGGAGTAG
- the GCV1 gene encoding glycine decarboxylase subunit T (BUSCO:EOG09263J6Z;~COG:E;~EggNog:ENOG410PFBY;~InterPro:IPR006222,IPR027266,IPR029043,IPR013977, IPR028896,IPR006223;~PFAM:PF08669,PF01571;~go_function: GO:0004047 - aminomethyltransferase activity [Evidence IEA];~go_function: GO:0005515 - protein binding [Evidence IEA];~go_process: GO:0006546 - glycine catabolic process [Evidence IEA]), whose translation MSAVRSVRKGLHLLGSSSLARPASVAGNGASLLPRQLAASPRALRPAASSIAAARPLPRVTSLSAQGGVRYASSAAPSGPVKKTQLYDLHLARGAKMVPFAGYSMPLQYSDLSHVESHKWTREKASLFDVSHMVQHQLSGPGALDLLMKVTPSSLDKLNHNQSTLSCLLEDGTGGIVDDTVITRRTDDSFYFVTNAGRRTEDLAFLQAEIDTYKQAHGPDSLKWEILEDRALVALQGPKAASVLQSLVTPDGANSDLSTLYFGNCRELHLTFPDGTTTPQPLLVSRTGYTGEDGFEISIPTASDATLPAHVTELFLSNPDEVRLAGLAARDSLRLEAGMCLYGSDISTSQTPPGASLTWLVGKERRDPATANFNGASTILPQVASPKTLSQRRVGFTVEKGSPAREGAIIVDLNDESRTQIGVITSGLPSPTLGGTNIAMGYIKNGLHKKGTEVGVLVRNKLRKATVTGMPWVESKFYRPKA comes from the exons ATGTCTGCTGTACGTTCCGTGAGAAAAGGTCTTCACCTTCTGGGCTCGAGCTCACTTGCTCGCCCCGCCTCTGTCGCTGGCAATGGCGCATCTCTGCTCCCGCGGCAGCTGGCAGCTTCTCCGCGCGCTCTCCGCCCCGCGGCCAGctccattgctgctgctcgtccCCTTCCCCGAGTGACTTCGCTGTCTGCTCAAGGAGGTGTTCGATATGCCTCGTCAGCTGCTCCTTCAGGTCCAGTGAAGAAAACTCAGCTGTATGACCTTCACTTGGCCCGGGGTGCCAAAATGGTCCCCTTTGCGGGGTACTCCATGCCCTTGCAGTATTCCGACCTTAGCCATGTCGAGAGCCACAAGTGGACTCGGGAAAAGGCCAGTCTTTTCGATGTGAGCCATAT GGTCCAACATCAGCTCAGCGGCCCCGGCGCTCTTGACCTCCTCATGAAGgtcaccccctcctccctcgacAAGCTCAACCACAACCAATCCACTCTCTCTTGTCTCCTGGAGGATGGGACTGGCGGTATCGTCGATGACACTGTCATCACTCGTCGTACCGACGACTCCTTCTACTTTGTGACCAATGCTGGTCGTCGCACAGAGGACTTGGCCTTCCTGCAAGCCGAGATCGACACCTACAAGCAAGCCCACGGCCCCGACAGCCTGAAGTGGGAGATCCTCGAGGACCGCGCCCTTGTTGCCCTCCAGGGTCCTAAAGCTGCTTCCGTCCTTCAATCCCTCGTCACCCCCGACGGCGCCAACTCcgacctctccaccctctaCTTCGGTAACTGCCGAGAGCTGCACCTCACCTTCCCCgacggcaccaccaccccgcagcccctcctcgtctcccGCACCGGCTACACCGGCGAAGACGGCTTCGagatctccatccccactgCCAGTGACGCCACCCTACCTGCTCACGTCACCgagctcttcctctccaaccccgacGAAGTCCGTCTCGCCGGTCTCGCCGCGCGCGACTCTCTCCGTCTCGAAGCCGGAATGTGTCTCTACGGAAGCgacatctccacctcccaaACCCCTCCCGGCGCCTCCCTCACCTGGCTCGTAGGCAAGGAGCGTCGTGACCCCGCCACCGCCAACTTCAACGGcgcctccaccatcctcccccaGGTCGCCTCCCCCAAGACCCTCTCCCAGCGCCGTGTCGGATTCACCGTCGAGAAGGGCTCTCCTGCTCGTGAGGgtgccatcatcgtcgatcTGAACGATGAGTCCCGCACCCAGATTGGCGTTATCACCTCTGGCCTCCCCAGCCCTACTTTAGGTGGCACTAACATTGCCATGGGCTACATCAAGAACGGGCTGCACAAGAAGGGCACTGAGGTTGGCGTCCTGGTGAGGAACAAGCTCCGCAAGGCTACGGTTACGGGTATGCCTTGGGTTGAGAGCAAGTTCTATCGCCCTAAGGCTTAG
- a CDS encoding glycoside hydrolase family 92 protein (CAZy:GH92;~COG:G;~EggNog:ENOG410PM7C;~InterPro:IPR041371,IPR014718,IPR012939,IPR008928, IPR005887;~PFAM:PF17678,PF07971;~SECRETED:SignalP(1-22);~go_function: GO:0030246 - carbohydrate binding [Evidence IEA];~go_process: GO:0005975 - carbohydrate metabolic process [Evidence IEA]), whose protein sequence is MINWKHLAVSVALPCIAGCANSSASVDDYDVLQYINPLIGSANGGNVFAGATIPYGMAKAVADTDSANNQGGFAYDGSSITGFSSMHDSGTGGQPSLGVFPLFPYVTCKDDDVNGCAYPKKDRTTSYNSGSVKSSPGYFGLNMSSGIQVDMTTAHHTALFRFQFPVDKPSSPLILLDLSDLSDTRQDNGTISVDPTTGRMTGHARFLPSFGSGSYVPYFCADYHGTGDIRDNGIFVDARASVDVKNLTISRSINGYPLPGGAFIRFNSSADNVIHARVGLSFISSDQACQNAEAEIPDFDFNKTQTAAVNMWTEKMAPIRVSRNGINSSMLTNFYSGIYRTMVNPQDYTGENPLWDSSEPYFDSFYCLWDSFRSQMPFLTIFDPASLTRIIRSLIDTQRHLGWLPDCRMSLCKGYTQGGSNADVILADAYAKGISDGIDWDAGYAAVVKDAEEEPFDWSNEGRGGLMSWKASNYIPVEDFDYIGFGTLTRSISRTLEYSYNDFTIAQMARAMNKTGDAEKYEGTSQYWQNLFRADQTSYLNGTDTGFQGFFQPKYLNGTWGSQDPLTCSNIDTSGRSCSLQNNGAETFESSIWEYQFFVPHDMATLITLLGGPTQFIRRLDYLHDQGITYIGNEPAFLTVFQYHYANRPGKSTARAHYYIPRYFNPTPTGLPGNDDSGAMGSFVAMTMMGLFPNPGQNVYLITAPFFESVQITSPLTGKTATVKTVNFDATYQNIYVQSATLNGQPYTKSYVGHEFFTEGQELVLVLGRNESDWGTGVGDLPPSLSTKQQVFGVDV, encoded by the exons ATGATTAATTGGAAGCATTTGGCAGTGTCCGTAGCCCTCCCCTGCATTGCAGGTTGCGCCAACTCTTCCGCGTCGGTCGACGACTATGATGTTCTACAATACATCAATCCTCTGATTGGAAGCGCTAATGGAG GTAATGTCTTCGCGGGCGCAACGATCCCATACGGCATGGCCAAGGCTGTCGCCGATACGGACTCGGCCAATAATCAGGGAGGCTTCGCCTATGATGGCAGTAGTATTACCGGATTTTCTAGCATGCATGATTCGGGGACTGGGGGTCAGCCATCTTTGGGtgttttccctctcttcccgtACGTGACCTGCAAAGACGACGATGTCAATGGCTGCGCTTATCCCAAGAAGGACCGGACGACCTCCTACAACTCTGGATCAGTCAAGTCCAGTCCCGGGTACTTTGGGCTAAACATGAGCTCTGGTATCCAGGTGGACATGACCACCGCTCATCATACGGCTCTTTTTCGCTTTCAATTTCCGGTCGACAAGCCGTCGAGCCCTTTGATCCTCTTAGATCTGTCCGACCTGTCGGATACTCGCCAGGACAATGGCACTATTTCCGTAGATCCTACCACAGGACGCATGACCGGCCATGCACGATTTCTTCCCAGCTTTGGAAGTGGCTCCTATGTGCCGTACTTCTGCGCCGACTACCATGGTACGGGTGATATCCGAGATAATGGCATCTTCGTTGATGCACGGGCCAGCGTAGATGTCAAGAACCTTACTATATCACGGAGCATCAATGGATACCCGCTACCG GGTGGTGCCTTTATTCGATTCAATTCGTCCGCGGACAACGTGATACATGCTCGGGTGGGATTGAGCTTCATCAGCAGCGACCAGGCATGTCAGAATGCCGAAGCTGAAATCCCCGACTTTGACTTCAACAAGACTCAAACTGCAGCTGTAAACATGTGGACAGAGAAGATGGCTCCGATCCGTGTGTCGCGGAATGGCATTAACTCAAGTATGCTTACCAATTTCTACAGCGGGATCTACCGGACCATGGTCAACCCACAAGACTATACAGGAGAGAACCCGTTGTGGGACAGCTCCGAGCCCTACTTTGACTCGTTCTACTG CCTGTGGGACTCGTTCCGGTCCCAGATGCCGTTTCTCACAATCTTCGATCCAGCTTCACTCACTCGCATTATTCGCTCCTTGATCGATACACAGCGGCATCTAGGATGGCTTCCAGATTGCCGTATGTCGCTTTGCAAAG GATACACGCAGGGTGGCTCGAACGCCGACGTCATTCTGGCCGACGCATACGCCAAAGGCATCTCAGACGGCATCGACTGGGATGCAGGCTATGCCGCTGTAGTGAAAGACGCCGAGGAAGAACCATTTGACTGGTCAAACGAGGGACGTGGTGGACTAATGAGCTGGAAGGCATCAAACTACATCCCCGTCGAGGATTTCGATTACATCGGCTTTGGGACCCTAACTCGGAGCATTTCCCGCACATTGGAGTACTCTTACAATGACTTCACTATCGCCCAAATGGCTCGGGCCATGAACAAAACCGGCGATGCCGAAAAGTACGAGGGAACGTCGCAATACTGGCAGAACCTCTTCCGAGCAGACCAAACCTCGTATCTCAACGGCACCGACACAGGCTTCCAGGGCTTCTTCCAGCCCAAATATCTCAACGGAACCTGGGGATCTCAA GACCCATTAACATGCTCCAACATCGACACAAGCGGACGATCCTGCTCCTTACAAAACAACGGAGCCGAGACCTTTGAGTCCAGCATCTGGGAATACCAATT CTTCGTCCCCCACGACATGGCCACTctcatcaccctcctcggcGGCCCAACCCAATTCATCCGCCGCCTCGACTACCTCCACGACCAAGGCATCACCTACATCGGCAACGAGCCGGCCTTCCTCACCGTCTTCCAATACCACTACGCCAACCGGCCAGGCAAATCCACCGCGCGCGCCCACTACTACATCCCACGGTACTTCAACCCCACGCCCACGGGCCTCCCCGGCAACGACGACTCCGGAGCCATGGGCTCCTTCGTCGCCATGACCATGATGGGTCTGTTCCCGAACCCCGGTCAAAACGTCTACCTGATCACAGCGCCATTCTTTGAATCCGTCCAGATCACTTCCCCGTTGACGGGGAAGACGGCTACCGTGAAGACAGTCAACTTTGACGCGACTTATCAGAATATCTATGTCCAGTCGGCGACGCTGAATGGCCAGCCCTATACGAAGAGTTATGTGGGTCATGAGTTCTTCACTGAGGGTCaggagctggtgctggtgttggggaggaaTGAGAGTGATTGGGGGACGGGGGTGGGGGATTTGCCGCCGTCGTTGTCGACGAAGCAGCAGGTGTTTGGGGTGGATGTTTGA
- a CDS encoding uncharacterized protein (COG:S;~EggNog:ENOG410Q1QK) encodes MSYNNNTYHPIASADKVPTIHTIHPMKRSTSYSPAAQESGDDEYKHHHIKKDSASSTVACGNDHKVKAALTELLNDDGVRSNARGSRSVQNLLMDTEKALRKQRRESLSGRASISVAK; translated from the coding sequence atgtcctacaacaacaacacctaccACCCCATCGCCTCAGCAGACAAAGTCCCAACCATCCACACAATCCATCCTATGAAACGCTCGACGTCCTACTCTCCTGCCGCCCAGGAGAGCGGTGATGACGAATACAAGCACCACCACATCAAGAAAGACAGCGCAAGCAGCACAGTAGCCTGTGGCAACGACCATAAAGTGAAAGCCGCGCTGACGGAGCTCCTCAACGACGACGGTGTGAGATCTAATGCGCGCGGAAGCAGATCGGTACAGAACTTGCTTATGGATACCGAGAAGGCGTTGAGGAAGCAGCGCAGGGAGTCGCTGTCGGGACGGGCTTCGATTTCGGTGGCGAAGTGA
- the VMA5 gene encoding H(+)-transporting V1 sector ATPase subunit C (BUSCO:EOG092631MU;~COG:C;~EggNog:ENOG410PGJJ;~InterPro:IPR004907,IPR036132;~PFAM:PF03223;~go_component: GO:0033180 - proton-transporting V-type ATPase, V1 domain [Evidence IEA];~go_function: GO:0015078 - proton transmembrane transporter activity [Evidence IEA];~go_process: GO:1902600 - proton transmembrane transport [Evidence IEA]) gives MSKSTKYLLVSFPTSITPSHHRDDALDAISATVSSENGSVAPFPIPEFKIGTLDALVQQADELAKLEAGCQGVVAKVGDALKNILEGDEAQIDKMKTVNDKPVDQYLRTFSWNKVKYRADKPLGELIDLLQKEAASIDNDIRSKYTQYNQVKNTLATLQRKQTGNLSTKSLSSVVDPRTLVRDSEYIETHLVAVPAQQVKEFLKIYETVAPMVVPRSATLVASDDDFTLYAVTTFKKHSLEFVHKCRENKWIPRDFKYIEGGKEEERKEFERVGGDERKLWGETLRLGRTAWSEAVMVWIHVYVLRVFVETVLRYGLPLDFVCTLIRTPGTKQADKAKRNLDDKYSYLAGNAFGRDKKGRVKRDDPGEMHGEGGPEYTAYVYYEFEFN, from the exons ATGTCCAAATCCACCAAGTACCTCCTCGTCTCCTTCCCCACGTCCatcaccccctcccaccaccgcGACGACGCCCTCGacgccatctccgccaccGTCTCATCCGAAAATGGCTCTGTTGCGCCGTTCCCCATCCCCGAGTTCAAGATCGGTACGCTCGATGCTCTGGTGCAGCAGGCCGATGAGCTGGCTAAGCTTGAGGCCGGCTGCCAGGGGGTGGTGGCCAAGGTTGGCGATGCGCTGAAGAATATTCTGGAGGGGGATGAGGCGCAGATTGATAAGATGAAGACGGTGAATGATA AACCGGTGGATCAGTACTTGCGCACGTTCTCGTGGAATAAAGTCAAGTATAGGGCTGATAAGCCGTTGGGGGAACTGATTGATTTGCTGCAGAAG GAAGCAGCGAGTATCGATAACGACATCCGCTCGAAATATACCCAGTATAATCAGGTGAAGAATACGTTGGCGACGTTGCAGCGGAAGCAGAC GGGCAACCTGTCCACCAAATCCCTCTCCTCGGTCGTCGACCCCCGCACCCTCGTCCGCGACTCCGAATACATCGAGACGCACCTTGTCGCTGTGCCCGCCCAGCAAGTCAAGGAGTTCCTGAAGATCTACGAGACCGTGGCGCCGATGGTGGTGCCGCGGTCGGCGACGCTGGTTGCTTCGGACGACGATTTCACACTGTACGCCGTCACGACGTTCAAGAAGCACAGCCTGGAGTTTGTGCACAAGTGCCGTGAGAACAAGTGGATTCCGCGCGACTTCAAGTACATCGAGGGaggcaaggaggaggaacggAAGGAGTTCGAGCGGGTGGGCGGTGACGAGCGCAAGCTCTGGGGGGAGACGCTCCGGCTGGGACGGACGGCGTGGAGTGAAGCCGTGATGGTCTGGATCCATGTGTATGTGCTGCGGGTGTTTGTGGAGACGGTGTTGCGGTATGGACTGCCGCTGGACTTTGTGTGCACGTTGATCCGG ACTCCCGGAACGAAGCAGGCAGACAAAGCGAAGCGCAATCTGGACGACAAGTACTCGTACCTGGCGGGCAATGCGTTCGGGCGCGACAAGAAGGGCCGAGTGAAGCGCGACGACCCGGGCGAGATGCACGGCGAGGGCGGGCCGGAGTATACAGCATATGTGTATTATGAGTTTGAGTTCAACTAG